A window of the Microbacterium sp. LWH13-1.2 genome harbors these coding sequences:
- a CDS encoding dihydroorotase codes for MSETLVITGAQLLGAESADIIVENGVIAEIGTGLSRTGARVIDAAGLVALPGLVDLHTHLREPGYEASETILTGTRAAAAGGFTAVFAMPNTSPVADTAGVVEQELALGEAAGYATVQPIGAVTVGQKGERLAELGAMATSRAQVRVFSDDGFCVFDPLIMRRALEYVKSFDGVIAQHAQDPRLTEGAQMNEGTVSAELGLAGWPAVAEESIIARDVLLAEHVGSRLHVCHLSTAGSVDIIRWAKKRGIKVTAEVTPHHLLLTDELVRGYDARFKVNPPLRREEDVLAVREGLADGTIDIVATDHAPHPSEHKACEWQAAANGMVGLESALRVVHQSMVQTGLIGWEDVARVMSAAPARIGRLSGHGTPLEVGAPAQIALYDASVAGVFTEADLHGRSVNSPYLGRDLPGRVEYTVHGGVLTVDAGAVVPELRA; via the coding sequence GTGAGCGAGACCCTCGTCATCACCGGCGCACAGCTTCTCGGTGCGGAGAGCGCCGACATCATCGTGGAGAACGGGGTGATCGCCGAGATCGGAACCGGTCTCTCGCGCACGGGGGCCCGTGTCATCGACGCGGCGGGCCTCGTCGCGCTTCCCGGTCTCGTCGATCTGCACACCCATCTTCGCGAACCGGGCTACGAGGCCTCCGAGACGATCCTCACCGGGACCCGAGCGGCGGCGGCCGGTGGCTTCACCGCCGTCTTCGCGATGCCGAACACGTCGCCGGTCGCAGACACGGCCGGAGTCGTCGAGCAGGAGCTCGCGCTCGGGGAGGCCGCAGGCTACGCCACGGTCCAGCCGATCGGCGCGGTCACTGTCGGGCAGAAGGGCGAGCGGCTCGCCGAGCTGGGCGCGATGGCGACATCGCGCGCCCAGGTGCGCGTCTTCAGCGACGACGGCTTCTGCGTCTTCGATCCGCTGATCATGCGCCGTGCGCTCGAGTACGTGAAGTCCTTCGACGGCGTCATCGCCCAGCACGCGCAGGATCCCCGTCTCACCGAAGGCGCCCAGATGAACGAGGGCACCGTCTCGGCCGAGCTCGGACTCGCCGGGTGGCCGGCGGTCGCGGAGGAGTCGATCATCGCCCGCGATGTGCTCCTCGCCGAGCACGTGGGCTCGCGCCTGCACGTCTGCCACCTCTCGACCGCCGGTTCCGTCGACATCATCCGCTGGGCCAAGAAGCGAGGCATCAAGGTGACCGCCGAGGTCACCCCTCACCATCTGCTGCTGACCGATGAGCTCGTGCGCGGCTACGACGCCCGGTTCAAGGTCAACCCGCCCCTGCGCCGCGAAGAGGATGTCCTCGCCGTGCGCGAGGGCCTCGCGGACGGGACGATCGACATCGTCGCGACCGACCACGCCCCGCACCCGAGCGAGCACAAGGCGTGCGAGTGGCAGGCCGCCGCGAACGGAATGGTCGGGCTCGAGAGCGCACTGCGCGTCGTGCACCAGTCGATGGTGCAGACGGGCCTGATCGGCTGGGAGGACGTGGCACGCGTGATGAGTGCGGCTCCCGCGCGGATCGGTCGCCTGTCAGGCCACGGCACGCCTCTCGAGGTCGGTGCGCCGGCGCAGATCGCGCTCTACGACGCGTCGGTCGCAGGGGTCTTCACCGAGGCCGACCTGCACGGCCGCAGCGTGAACTCTCCCTACCTCGGACGCGACCTGCCCGGACGCGTCGAGTACACCGTGCACGGCGGCGTCCTCACCGTCGACGCCGGCGCCGTGGTCCCGGAGCTCCGGGCATGA
- a CDS encoding aspartate carbamoyltransferase catalytic subunit, which yields MRHLLDTRTLDRETALRILDVAEDMSATQSREVKKLPTLRGKTVVNLFFEDSTRTRISFEAAAKRLSADVINFAAKGSSVSKGESLKDTAQTLQAMGADAVVIRHPASGAPQTLATSGWISAGVVNAGDGTHEHPTQALLDAFTIRKRRFGADSRGRDLSGVTVVIVGDVLHSRVARSNVWLLATLGAEVTLVSPPTLVPQNVSLWPARVVYDLDQALAEGPDAVMMLRIQLERMNAAYFPTEREYSRRWGLDALRVAGLPDGSIVMHPGPMNRGLEISSEAADSPRSTVLEQVTNGVSIRMAVLYLLLAGERDDERGGDQ from the coding sequence ATGAGGCATCTCCTCGACACCCGCACCCTCGACCGCGAGACCGCTCTGCGCATCCTCGACGTCGCCGAGGACATGTCCGCCACTCAGTCGCGCGAGGTCAAGAAACTCCCGACTCTGCGCGGCAAGACCGTCGTGAACCTCTTCTTCGAGGACTCGACACGAACCCGTATCTCCTTCGAGGCCGCCGCGAAGCGCCTGTCGGCCGACGTGATCAACTTCGCAGCCAAGGGCTCCAGCGTGTCCAAGGGCGAAAGCCTCAAAGACACCGCGCAGACGCTGCAGGCGATGGGGGCGGATGCCGTCGTCATCCGCCATCCCGCCTCCGGCGCCCCGCAGACTCTCGCCACGAGCGGCTGGATCTCCGCAGGCGTCGTCAACGCCGGGGACGGCACGCACGAGCATCCGACGCAGGCGCTGCTCGACGCGTTCACGATCCGCAAACGACGCTTCGGCGCGGACAGCCGCGGTCGCGACCTCTCGGGCGTGACGGTCGTCATCGTCGGCGACGTTCTGCACTCGCGGGTCGCGCGCTCGAACGTCTGGCTGCTCGCGACGCTCGGGGCCGAGGTCACGCTGGTGTCCCCGCCGACGCTGGTGCCGCAGAACGTCTCGCTCTGGCCGGCGAGGGTCGTCTACGACCTCGATCAGGCGCTGGCGGAAGGCCCGGATGCGGTGATGATGCTGCGCATCCAGCTCGAGCGGATGAACGCCGCGTATTTCCCGACTGAGCGGGAGTATTCCAGACGATGGGGTCTTGACGCTCTGCGAGTCGCAGGTCTTCCGGACGGTAGCATTGTGATGCACCCCGGACCCATGAACCGGGGTCTGGAGATCTCCTCCGAAGCCGCCGATTCCCCGCGCTCCACCGTGCTGGAACAGGTGACGAACGGAGTGTCCATCCGGATGGCAGTGCTGTACCTGCTTCTTGCAGGAGAACGAGACGACGAACGAGGGGGAGACCAGTGA
- the pyrR gene encoding bifunctional pyr operon transcriptional regulator/uracil phosphoribosyltransferase PyrR, which produces MSARTVLHEADISRALTRIAHEILESNRGAENLVLLGIPTRGVTLARRLAAVIGEIAQTSVPVGALDVTMFRDDLAKHPTRSPRPTDIPVGGIDGRTVVLVDDVLFSGRSIRAALDALQSIGRPAVVRLAILVDRGHRELPIRPDFVGKNIPSSRQERVNVRLTEDDGAEEVTIEA; this is translated from the coding sequence ATGAGTGCACGCACCGTTCTGCACGAAGCCGATATCTCGCGGGCACTCACCCGCATCGCACACGAGATCCTCGAATCCAACCGAGGGGCTGAGAACCTCGTCCTGCTGGGCATTCCGACCCGCGGCGTCACTCTCGCCCGTCGCCTCGCCGCTGTCATCGGCGAGATCGCACAGACCTCTGTGCCGGTGGGAGCGCTCGACGTCACGATGTTCCGCGACGATCTCGCCAAGCACCCGACGAGGTCGCCGCGTCCGACGGACATCCCCGTCGGTGGGATCGATGGACGCACCGTGGTCCTCGTCGACGACGTGCTCTTCTCGGGTCGCAGCATCCGCGCAGCCCTCGACGCGCTGCAGTCGATCGGCCGCCCGGCAGTCGTGCGCCTGGCGATCCTCGTCGACCGCGGCCACCGCGAGCTGCCGATCCGCCCTGATTTCGTCGGCAAGAACATCCCCTCGTCCCGGCAGGAGCGCGTGAACGTGCGCCTCACCGAAGACGACGGCGCCGAAGAGGTGACGATCGAAGCATGA
- a CDS encoding Rieske 2Fe-2S domain-containing protein: protein MRITGLGHAGMFIETVGGNIICDPVLGPSFFGSWFPFPDNRGLDWERFGREADFLYISHRHRDHFDPKLLERYIRKDIEVLLPEYPIDDLEQDIRALGYTNITYAPAGEIIERGDLKIMITPLRAPSDGPIGDSSLSVDDGTASILNQNDSHPLDLDTLLHFGKPDAYFTQVSGAIWWPMVYDLPMDAKQNFAKLKRDAQNKRAMYYIDKVDAPHVFPMAGPPMFLRDELFDFNGIGRSGESIFTDQKQFLAHMNELSPQYDGHLFVPGTVVTVDGGDVATEQSLYTEAELAHIFDEKWDYLEEQRASRQQEIADEEASRAEVLPAAEILEALKGWWEPLLKKSRTIRLGVGGCVRFKIGDLDMVVDFPRAKVREYAGEECIYWYTIPADLVSTNIRDREIDWSNSIFLSMQFHVGRSGKFNEFLTTFLKCLSVDRIEYVENWYQEQTDQTEDAEVGDWVVQRRCPHLRADLTKTGKVDEDGILTCSMHDWKWDLKTGRCLSTSGHPIRSTKIDEVTDAVLSEAG from the coding sequence TCGGCCACGCCGGGATGTTCATCGAGACGGTCGGCGGGAACATCATCTGCGACCCCGTTCTCGGGCCCTCCTTCTTCGGCTCGTGGTTCCCGTTCCCCGACAACCGGGGCCTCGACTGGGAGCGATTCGGTCGTGAGGCGGACTTCCTCTACATCTCTCACCGCCACCGCGACCACTTCGACCCGAAACTGCTCGAGCGGTACATCCGCAAGGACATCGAGGTGCTCCTGCCCGAGTATCCGATCGATGACCTCGAACAGGACATCAGGGCGCTCGGCTACACGAACATCACCTACGCGCCCGCCGGGGAGATCATCGAACGCGGCGACCTGAAGATCATGATCACGCCGCTGCGTGCCCCGAGCGACGGTCCGATCGGCGATTCGTCGCTGAGCGTCGACGACGGCACCGCGTCGATCCTCAACCAGAACGACTCGCATCCGCTCGATCTCGACACGCTCCTGCACTTCGGGAAGCCCGACGCGTACTTCACGCAGGTGTCGGGGGCCATCTGGTGGCCCATGGTCTACGACCTGCCGATGGACGCCAAGCAGAACTTCGCGAAGCTCAAGCGCGATGCCCAGAACAAGCGTGCGATGTACTACATCGACAAGGTGGACGCCCCGCACGTGTTCCCGATGGCAGGACCGCCGATGTTCCTGCGCGACGAGCTCTTCGACTTCAACGGGATCGGCCGTAGCGGCGAGTCGATCTTCACGGATCAGAAGCAGTTCCTCGCGCACATGAACGAGCTGTCGCCGCAGTACGACGGTCACCTGTTCGTTCCCGGCACGGTCGTCACGGTCGACGGGGGAGACGTGGCCACGGAGCAGTCGCTCTACACCGAGGCTGAACTCGCCCACATCTTCGACGAGAAGTGGGACTACCTCGAGGAGCAGCGGGCGTCGCGGCAGCAGGAGATCGCGGACGAGGAGGCATCGCGCGCCGAGGTCCTTCCCGCCGCCGAGATCCTCGAGGCCCTCAAGGGCTGGTGGGAGCCACTGCTGAAGAAGTCGCGCACCATCCGTCTCGGCGTCGGCGGATGCGTCCGGTTCAAGATCGGCGACCTCGACATGGTCGTCGACTTCCCCCGCGCCAAGGTGCGCGAGTACGCGGGCGAGGAGTGCATCTACTGGTACACGATCCCCGCCGATCTCGTCTCGACGAACATCCGCGACCGTGAGATCGACTGGTCGAACTCGATCTTCCTGTCGATGCAGTTCCACGTCGGACGCAGCGGCAAGTTCAACGAGTTCCTCACGACCTTCCTCAAGTGCCTCTCGGTCGACCGCATCGAGTACGTGGAGAACTGGTATCAGGAGCAGACCGACCAGACCGAGGACGCCGAAGTCGGCGACTGGGTCGTGCAGCGTCGCTGCCCGCATCTGCGCGCAGACCTCACGAAGACCGGAAAGGTCGACGAGGACGGCATCCTGACGTGCAGCATGCACGACTGGAAGTGGGACCTGAAGACCGGTCGCTGTCTCTCGACCAGCGGTCACCCGATCCGCTCGACCAAGATCGACGAGGTCACCGACGCCGTGCTCAGCGAGGCCGGCTGA